In Nocardia yunnanensis, one DNA window encodes the following:
- a CDS encoding segregation and condensation protein A yields the protein MPNDAVASGNSNSSGKFHLNLTNFQGPFDLLLQLISSRRLDVTEIALHKVTDEFIAYTKALTASLSGEQGLRADKILDQTTEFLLIAATLLDLKAARLLPSGEVSDEEDLELLEARDLLFARLLQYRAFKQVAELLGELEAAALQRYPRAVSLEERYLELLPEVTLGVDAAGFAEVAATVFRPRPKPRVGLDHIHAHTISIAEQAALVLEMLKSRGAGGWTTFHEICADCEHSIQIVARFLALLELYRGKTIEFEQPDPLGPLSVSWLGELENLPPQPVLIEEDYG from the coding sequence CTGCCGAACGATGCCGTCGCATCGGGCAATTCGAACTCATCGGGCAAATTTCACCTGAACCTGACCAACTTTCAGGGCCCGTTCGACCTGCTGCTGCAATTGATCAGCTCGCGCCGGCTCGACGTCACCGAGATCGCCCTGCACAAGGTGACCGACGAGTTCATCGCCTACACCAAGGCGCTCACCGCGAGCCTGTCCGGCGAACAGGGTCTGCGCGCGGACAAGATTCTCGACCAGACCACCGAGTTCCTGCTCATCGCCGCCACCCTGCTCGACCTCAAGGCAGCGCGGTTGCTGCCCTCGGGTGAGGTGTCCGACGAAGAGGATCTGGAACTGCTGGAAGCCCGCGACCTGCTGTTCGCGCGGCTGCTGCAATACCGCGCCTTCAAGCAGGTGGCCGAGCTGCTGGGCGAGCTGGAGGCGGCGGCGCTGCAACGGTATCCGCGCGCGGTGTCGCTGGAGGAGCGATACCTCGAGCTGTTGCCGGAGGTTACGCTGGGAGTGGACGCCGCGGGATTCGCGGAGGTCGCCGCCACGGTGTTCCGGCCGCGTCCCAAACCCCGGGTGGGGCTGGATCACATCCACGCCCACACGATTTCGATCGCCGAACAGGCCGCACTCGTGCTCGAGATGCTGAAAAGCCGTGGCGCGGGCGGATGGACGACCTTCCACGAAATCTGCGCCGACTGCGAGCACTCGATCCAGATCGTGGCCCGCTTCCTGGCGCTGCTCGAGCTCTACCGGGGCAAGACCATCGAGTTCGAGCAGCCCGACCCGCTGGGTCCGCTGTCCGTCAGCTGGCTCGGCGAGCTGGAAAACCTACCGCCCCAACCGGTGCTGATCGAGGAGGACTACGGGTGA
- a CDS encoding MFS transporter, translating to MTRTKERDSVPHTPSSGSDLREAALPRTGSASTAPGGSGTVVSEVASTEPATRPARESSDAGRSGHEKRVTIALFAAGLTTFAAMYSTQSLLPSLSAAFHVPPAHAALAVSLTTGFLALAIIPAGVLAARVGRTRVMVGSAVLASVLGLLLPLAPSLDVLLGLRAAQGVALAGVPAVAMAYLAEEIGAGGLGAAMGVYIAGTTIGGLAGRLIPSIFLGLTSWRWAEVAVSVAAGLCTVWFARALPPARGFTPRTGGFGSLAADLGRQLRRRELLALFGLAFLLMGSFVSVYNYLGYRLTHRPFELPAALAGSVFVLYLAGTVASACAGRLADRRGHHRILVGALALMVCGALVTVPDHLPTVLIGILLFTTGFFGAHTVASAWVGALAENRGAASSLYMFAYYLGSAVIGSGAGIAYAAGGWIALIACVSGLFAVAALLVGVLATAGRRGSSSRAPGPEAAPAP from the coding sequence ATGACCCGCACCAAGGAGCGCGACTCCGTCCCGCACACCCCGTCCTCGGGATCCGATCTGCGAGAAGCGGCACTGCCTCGGACGGGTTCCGCGTCGACCGCGCCGGGTGGATCGGGAACCGTCGTATCCGAAGTCGCCTCCACGGAGCCGGCCACTCGACCGGCACGCGAATCCTCCGATGCCGGGCGAAGCGGGCATGAGAAGCGGGTCACCATCGCGCTTTTCGCGGCCGGGCTGACCACCTTCGCCGCCATGTACAGCACGCAGTCGCTGCTGCCGAGCCTGTCGGCGGCCTTCCATGTGCCGCCCGCGCATGCCGCGCTGGCCGTCTCGCTGACCACGGGTTTCCTTGCGCTGGCCATCATTCCGGCCGGAGTGCTGGCGGCGCGCGTCGGGCGCACGCGGGTGATGGTCGGTTCGGCGGTGCTGGCCTCGGTGCTGGGACTGCTGCTGCCGCTGGCACCGAGTCTGGATGTGCTGCTGGGGCTGCGGGCGGCGCAGGGTGTCGCGCTGGCCGGGGTACCGGCGGTGGCCATGGCGTATCTGGCCGAGGAGATCGGGGCGGGCGGATTGGGCGCGGCCATGGGCGTGTACATCGCCGGGACCACCATCGGCGGGCTGGCGGGGCGGCTGATTCCGTCGATCTTCCTGGGTCTCACGTCGTGGCGGTGGGCGGAGGTGGCGGTGTCGGTCGCGGCCGGGCTGTGCACCGTGTGGTTCGCGCGGGCGCTGCCGCCCGCGCGCGGATTCACCCCGCGCACCGGCGGTTTCGGGTCGCTCGCCGCCGACCTGGGGCGCCAGCTGCGGCGGCGGGAACTGCTGGCGCTGTTCGGCCTGGCCTTCCTGCTGATGGGCAGTTTCGTCTCGGTCTACAACTATCTCGGCTATCGGCTGACCCATCGCCCGTTCGAATTGCCCGCGGCCCTGGCCGGTTCGGTGTTCGTGCTCTACCTCGCGGGGACCGTCGCCTCCGCCTGTGCCGGCCGGCTCGCCGATCGGCGTGGACATCACCGGATCCTGGTGGGCGCGCTGGCGCTGATGGTGTGCGGGGCGCTCGTCACCGTCCCCGATCACCTGCCGACGGTGCTGATCGGGATCCTGCTGTTCACCACTGGGTTCTTCGGCGCGCACACCGTGGCCAGCGCCTGGGTGGGCGCGCTGGCCGAAAACCGCGGCGCCGCATCGTCTCTCTACATGTTCGCCTACTACCTGGGCAGCGCCGTGATCGGCAGCGGCGCGGGTATCGCCTACGCGGCGGGTGGCTGGATCGCTCTGATCGCCTGCGTGTCAGGGCTTTTCGCGGTGGCCGCGCTGTTGGTGGGCGTGCTGGCTACGGCCGGTCGGCGAGGCTCGTCATCGCGGGCGCCGGGGCCGGAAGCTGCGCCCGCGCCTTGA
- the scpB gene encoding SMC-Scp complex subunit ScpB, with protein MRAAGVADVSGAGVSDSELEEDEEELSEAEFRGALEAMLLVVDAPAPVELLASALRDHPIRVETALREMAAELTARRSGMDLRFVGDGWRYYTRTEFAPYVERMLLDGARSKLTRAALETLAVIAYRQPVTRARVSAVRGVNVDGVIRTLLARGLIAEAGADPETNGTLYITTELFLERIGLASLADLPPLAPLLPGVDLIDEINESLDTDPRYTRLKKPAEADIDLGTDD; from the coding sequence GTGCGGGCCGCGGGTGTGGCGGATGTCTCCGGGGCGGGGGTGAGTGACTCGGAGCTCGAAGAGGATGAGGAGGAACTGTCCGAGGCGGAGTTCCGGGGTGCGCTCGAGGCGATGTTGTTGGTGGTGGATGCGCCTGCGCCGGTGGAGTTGCTGGCGTCGGCGTTGCGGGATCATCCGATTCGGGTGGAGACGGCGCTGCGGGAGATGGCCGCCGAGTTGACCGCGCGGCGCAGTGGGATGGATCTCAGGTTCGTGGGGGATGGGTGGCGGTACTACACGCGGACGGAATTCGCTCCCTATGTGGAACGTATGCTGTTGGACGGCGCACGCTCGAAGCTGACCCGTGCCGCTTTGGAAACCTTGGCGGTCATCGCGTACCGTCAACCGGTTACCCGAGCACGCGTGAGCGCGGTGCGCGGCGTGAATGTGGATGGCGTGATCAGGACCCTGCTGGCGCGGGGGCTGATCGCGGAGGCCGGAGCGGACCCGGAGACCAACGGCACTCTGTACATCACCACCGAACTGTTCCTGGAACGGATCGGACTGGCGTCACTGGCGGATCTCCCGCCGTTGGCCCCGCTGCTCCCGGGCGTCGATCTGATCGACGAGATCAACGAGAGCCTGGACACCGACCCCCGGTACACCAGGCTGAAGAAACCGGCCGAGGCCGATATCGACCTCGGTACCGATGATTGA
- a CDS encoding ATP-binding cassette domain-containing protein produces the protein MTTTGPGLAIEVTGLTKSFGDRPVLRGIDAAVPAGTVFSLLGPNGAGKTTMVRILTTLNRPDGGEVRVGGRDPVREPAAVRALIGVTGQFAAVDEVLTGAENLRLMGRLLHLGGRETATRTARLLEQFELGDAAGKRAGAYSGGMRRRLDIAMSLMGRPRIVFLDEPTTGLDPRSRRELWRVIRGLVADGVTIFLTTQYLEEADQLADRIAVLDGGRIVAEGSAEQLKRLVPGGHIRLGFADEHGLAAAARAVPVAEVDTDQLALQVPSDGSVGELRKLLDQFEGHAVTIDQLSIHTPDLDDVFFALTGAAAKEAVR, from the coding sequence ATGACGACAACCGGCCCCGGCCTCGCCATCGAGGTCACCGGGCTCACCAAATCCTTCGGCGACCGGCCGGTTCTGCGCGGCATCGACGCCGCCGTGCCCGCCGGGACGGTCTTCTCGCTGCTGGGCCCCAACGGCGCGGGCAAGACCACGATGGTGCGCATCCTCACCACGCTGAATCGGCCCGATGGGGGAGAGGTGCGGGTCGGCGGCCGCGATCCGGTGCGGGAGCCGGCCGCGGTGCGGGCGCTCATCGGCGTCACCGGGCAGTTCGCGGCGGTCGACGAGGTCCTCACCGGCGCGGAGAATCTCCGTCTCATGGGGCGGCTGCTGCATCTCGGCGGGCGCGAAACAGCCACGCGCACAGCGCGGTTGCTCGAACAATTCGAGCTCGGCGACGCGGCCGGCAAGCGGGCGGGCGCGTATTCCGGCGGTATGCGCCGGCGGTTGGACATCGCCATGAGCCTGATGGGGCGGCCGCGCATCGTCTTCCTCGACGAGCCCACCACCGGGCTGGATCCGCGCAGCCGCCGCGAACTGTGGCGGGTGATCCGGGGTCTGGTCGCCGACGGCGTCACCATCTTCCTCACCACCCAATACCTGGAGGAGGCCGATCAGTTGGCCGACCGCATCGCGGTGCTGGACGGCGGCCGCATCGTCGCCGAGGGCAGCGCCGAACAGCTCAAACGCCTGGTGCCCGGCGGCCACATCCGCCTGGGCTTCGCCGACGAGCACGGCCTGGCCGCGGCCGCGCGGGCGGTGCCGGTGGCCGAGGTGGACACCGATCAGCTGGCTCTGCAGGTGCCCTCCGACGGCAGCGTGGGCGAGCTGCGCAAACTGCTCGACCAATTCGAGGGCCACGCCGTGACCATCGACCAATTGTCCATTCACACACCGGATCTCGACGATGTCTTCTTCGCCCTGACCGGTGCCGCCGCCAAGGAGGCCGTCCGATGA
- a CDS encoding LysR family transcriptional regulator has product MLGADLEWFTTLAETENVSVAADRLHVAQPTLSRMLARLERRLGVTLFDRHGKRLRLNDYGRLYYEHARRARAELLAGEQAVADRANPARGVVRLSFLHSFGSGLAPQLIGEFRRVSGRVDFTLFQGAAEVITRQVLDGDADLALVSPRPGAPGLGWRTLLNQPVVLAVPAGHRLAGQRQIRLAELAEAEFIAMHPGFGMRRVFDELCAAAGIAPRIAFESSDLVTVCGLVAAGLGVGLVPLEQSVPPGVALVPLADAGASRDVGLIWSAAATPAEAVRRFRDFATEWATRRPAW; this is encoded by the coding sequence GTGCTCGGCGCGGATCTGGAGTGGTTCACGACACTTGCCGAAACCGAGAACGTCAGCGTGGCCGCCGACCGGCTGCACGTGGCGCAGCCGACGCTGTCGCGCATGCTCGCGCGGCTGGAGCGGCGGCTCGGGGTCACGCTGTTCGATCGGCACGGCAAACGGCTGCGGCTCAACGACTACGGGCGGCTCTACTACGAGCACGCGCGGCGGGCCCGCGCCGAACTGCTGGCCGGCGAGCAGGCGGTGGCCGACCGCGCGAATCCGGCCCGGGGCGTGGTGCGGCTGTCGTTTCTGCATTCCTTCGGCAGCGGCCTCGCACCGCAGTTGATCGGTGAGTTCCGGCGCGTTTCCGGGCGCGTCGACTTCACGCTGTTCCAGGGCGCGGCCGAGGTCATCACCCGGCAGGTGCTCGACGGCGACGCCGATCTGGCGCTGGTCTCGCCACGCCCCGGCGCACCGGGCCTGGGCTGGCGCACCCTGCTGAATCAGCCTGTGGTGCTGGCCGTCCCGGCCGGCCATCGGCTGGCCGGGCAGCGGCAGATTCGCCTGGCGGAGCTCGCCGAGGCCGAATTCATTGCCATGCATCCGGGTTTCGGCATGCGCCGCGTTTTCGACGAACTGTGCGCGGCGGCCGGGATAGCGCCGCGGATAGCGTTCGAATCCAGTGATCTGGTGACGGTGTGCGGCCTGGTGGCGGCCGGGCTCGGGGTGGGGTTGGTGCCGCTGGAACAGTCGGTGCCGCCCGGCGTCGCCCTGGTGCCGCTCGCCGACGCGGGCGCCTCCCGCGATGTCGGCCTGATCTGGTCGGCCGCCGCGACACCGGCGGAGGCGGTGCGGCGCTTCCGGGATTTCGCCACCGAATGGGCGACCCGGCGTCCGGCCTGGTGA
- the cmk gene encoding (d)CMP kinase — protein MDGPSGTGKSSVSRQLATRLEASYLDTGAMYRVATLRVLRSGVDLDDPAAIAVAVKELPLTIGTDPSREVILLDGEDVSSEIRGNAVTKAVSAVSAVPEVREQLVALQRDLTGAAGRIVVEGRDIGTVVLPEADVKIYLTASAEARASRRNAQNIAEGRGDDFEAVLADVQRRDNLDSTRKVSPLRPAEDAVLVDTSDLNKDEVIDELYRVVAERISAGGAQ, from the coding sequence ATGGACGGCCCGTCGGGCACCGGCAAGTCGAGCGTGTCGCGTCAGCTCGCGACCCGGCTCGAGGCCAGCTACCTCGACACCGGCGCCATGTACCGGGTGGCGACCCTGCGCGTGCTGCGCAGCGGCGTCGACCTGGACGATCCGGCCGCGATCGCGGTCGCGGTCAAGGAGCTGCCGCTGACCATCGGCACCGATCCGAGCCGCGAGGTCATCCTGCTCGACGGTGAGGACGTGTCCAGCGAGATCCGCGGCAACGCGGTGACCAAGGCCGTCTCCGCGGTCTCGGCCGTGCCCGAGGTGCGCGAGCAGCTGGTCGCGCTGCAGCGCGATCTCACCGGCGCCGCCGGTCGAATCGTGGTGGAGGGCCGCGATATCGGCACCGTGGTGCTGCCCGAGGCGGATGTGAAGATCTACCTCACCGCCTCGGCGGAGGCGCGCGCGTCGCGCCGCAATGCCCAGAACATCGCCGAGGGCCGGGGCGACGATTTCGAGGCGGTGCTGGCCGATGTGCAGCGCCGCGACAACCTCGACTCGACCCGCAAGGTGTCGCCGCTGCGTCCCGCCGAGGACGCCGTGCTGGTCGACACCAGCGATCTGAACAAGGACGAGGTCATCGACGAGCTGTATCGCGTGGTGGCCGAACGGATTTCGGCGGGAGGCGCGCAGTGA
- the der gene encoding ribosome biogenesis GTPase Der, producing MTQDTFAGDGIWSDESDWDIAEFEGEQDAEHIPLPTVAIVGRPNVGKSTLVNRILGRREAVVEDIPGVTRDRISYEATWAGRRFMVQDTGGWEPDAKGLQQSVARQAQVAMNTADAIVVVVDATVGATSADEAVAKTLRRSKTPVILVANKVDNQKLEADAAELWSMGLGEPRMVSAAHGRGTGDLLDDILAVLPETPREGTGLTGGPRRVALVGKPNVGKSSLLNRLAGEERSVVHNVAGTTVDPVDSLVELGGKPWRFVDTAGLRRKVSNASGHEFYASLRTKGAIEAAEVAVMLIDASEPITEQDLRVISMVAEAGRALVIAYNKWDLVDEDRREMLEREIDREMVQVRWAQRVNISAQTGRAVQKLVPAMETALDSWDKRISTGRLNNWLKEVVAATPPPMRGGRLPRVLFATQASTRPPTFVLFTTGFLEAGYRRFLERKLREEFNFDGSPVRVNVRVREKRERKK from the coding sequence GTGACCCAGGACACCTTCGCCGGTGACGGCATCTGGTCGGACGAATCCGATTGGGACATCGCCGAATTCGAGGGCGAGCAGGACGCCGAACACATCCCGCTGCCCACGGTCGCCATCGTGGGCCGCCCGAACGTCGGCAAATCCACGCTGGTGAACCGCATTCTGGGGCGCCGCGAGGCCGTGGTGGAGGACATCCCGGGCGTCACCCGCGACCGCATCTCCTACGAGGCCACCTGGGCGGGCCGCCGATTCATGGTGCAGGACACCGGCGGCTGGGAGCCCGACGCCAAAGGTCTGCAGCAGTCCGTCGCGCGGCAGGCGCAGGTGGCGATGAACACCGCCGACGCCATCGTCGTGGTGGTGGACGCCACCGTCGGCGCGACCTCGGCGGACGAAGCGGTCGCGAAGACGCTGCGCCGCAGCAAGACTCCGGTCATCCTGGTCGCCAACAAGGTCGACAACCAGAAGCTCGAGGCCGACGCCGCCGAGTTGTGGTCGATGGGTCTCGGTGAGCCGCGCATGGTTTCGGCCGCGCACGGCCGCGGCACCGGTGACCTGCTCGACGACATCCTCGCCGTGCTGCCCGAAACCCCGCGCGAGGGTACCGGTCTCACCGGCGGCCCGCGTCGTGTCGCCCTGGTCGGCAAGCCGAACGTCGGCAAGTCCTCGCTGCTCAACCGCCTGGCGGGCGAGGAGCGCTCGGTGGTCCACAATGTCGCCGGCACCACCGTCGACCCGGTGGACTCGCTGGTCGAATTGGGCGGCAAGCCTTGGCGTTTCGTCGACACCGCAGGTCTGCGCCGCAAGGTGAGCAATGCCTCTGGCCACGAGTTCTACGCCTCGCTGCGCACCAAGGGCGCCATCGAGGCCGCGGAGGTCGCGGTCATGTTGATCGACGCCTCCGAGCCGATCACCGAGCAGGATCTGCGCGTCATCTCCATGGTCGCCGAGGCCGGACGCGCTCTCGTCATCGCCTACAACAAGTGGGATCTGGTCGACGAGGACCGCCGGGAAATGCTGGAACGCGAGATCGACCGGGAAATGGTCCAGGTGCGCTGGGCGCAGCGGGTCAATATCTCCGCCCAGACCGGCCGCGCCGTCCAGAAACTGGTTCCCGCCATGGAAACCGCCCTGGACTCCTGGGACAAGCGCATCTCCACCGGCCGCCTCAACAACTGGCTCAAGGAGGTCGTCGCCGCCACCCCGCCCCCCATGCGCGGCGGCCGCCTCCCCCGAGTCCTGTTCGCCACCCAGGCATCCACCCGCCCGCCCACGTTCGTGCTGTTCACAACAGGCTTCCTCGAGGCCGGCTACCGCCGCTTCCTGGAACGCAAACTGCGCGAGGAGTTCAACTTCGACGGCTCCCCGGTACGCGTGAACGTCCGCGTCCGCGAGAAGCGCGAACGCAAGAAGTAA
- a CDS encoding TetR/AcrR family transcriptional regulator, which yields MRPPDERVLPKSVKLLWELDNGGTRGPKRGLSLAQILDTAIAIADAEGFAALSMARVAKELGFTTMSLYRYVDSKDTLVELLHDRIFDVRPDLPEGDWRAAMEAWAWAEFQTIRAHDWWLDIPVSGPPLGPNNMIWLEAGMNALSGLAIPEPLRLQLLLNLSIYVIGRTRFLRDAIQHSKAEQDFTAILMSVLDPQRFPAVTSALTSNAFDDDDINWEEADFGFALARLLDGYQVFIDSLGDVNPA from the coding sequence ATGCGACCGCCCGACGAGCGAGTCCTACCCAAGTCGGTGAAGCTGCTGTGGGAACTGGACAACGGGGGCACCCGCGGCCCCAAACGCGGCCTGAGCCTGGCCCAGATTCTCGACACCGCCATCGCGATCGCCGATGCGGAGGGCTTCGCCGCACTGTCCATGGCCCGGGTCGCCAAGGAGCTCGGCTTCACCACCATGTCGCTGTACCGCTATGTCGACAGCAAGGACACCCTCGTCGAGCTGTTGCACGACCGCATCTTCGACGTCCGCCCGGACCTACCCGAGGGCGATTGGCGCGCCGCGATGGAGGCCTGGGCCTGGGCGGAATTCCAGACCATCCGCGCGCACGACTGGTGGCTCGACATCCCCGTCAGCGGGCCGCCGCTGGGCCCGAACAATATGATCTGGCTGGAGGCGGGCATGAACGCGCTGTCCGGGCTCGCCATTCCGGAACCGCTGAGACTGCAACTGCTGCTGAATCTTTCGATCTACGTCATCGGCCGCACCCGGTTCCTGCGCGACGCCATCCAGCACAGCAAGGCCGAGCAGGACTTCACGGCCATCCTCATGTCCGTGCTCGATCCGCAGCGCTTCCCCGCGGTCACCAGCGCCCTGACCAGCAATGCCTTCGACGATGACGACATCAACTGGGAGGAAGCCGATTTCGGCTTCGCGCTGGCCCGGCTGCTGGACGGCTACCAGGTCTTCATCGACTCTCTCGGCGATGTCAATCCTGCGTAA
- a CDS encoding bifunctional serine/threonine-protein kinase/ABC transporter substrate-binding protein, whose amino-acid sequence MVRAGEEFAGYLVERRLGGGGMGEVFLARHPRLPRLIAIKVLARDLAAQQETRARFEREAELIARLDHPNIVTVHDRGVEDGRLWIAMQYVDGGDASSLDPFTLPPAEAVHIIAETAKALDYAHVRGVIHRDVKPANILLTRPLLGQERRIVLTDFGIGRLRDDSAQITRSGVLATTITYASPEQLSGAGPDYRSDQYSLACTLFRLLTGSTPFQAETVAAVVAGHLQQPAPKVSDRRPGLPAALDAVIARALAKRPEDRYESCRAFAEAAARALTSVSESTLPPEPLAANPDSTRTLPAPGDSPRDPDGNTPSALSDALTEVDPARRRAGDRRTRWAVAGAATLAVLLAVAVGIVWTARDSGSAIPKAVPSAAAAPQIGLLPGFGPVTQIDALGHSVAAPVSSEDPANDGRLKCAPVSIAAALPLTGQSASQGESLLGGVRLAVAQFTQGGNGVCPVQVKEFDTGGDQTTAAQAAQRIAADKSIVAVIGPALSPEVMAAGKTLDDAGLSFLSPMATNPVLTQSGWTGFFRGLANDNAQGPALGRYLATTAGFTRVCAVGDGGGGYEGALSSATVEALGRAAIPDCQVDLDSDSGPAAAAQSVAAAVSAIAAARPDAVFYAGYPQNAAALLAKLRSAGVTATFVLGDGSYDSVFRDKAGTVAAGTLVTCGCGPATDRLLADYRKATGQDAGSNTVEAYDLTAIVLRGIVSGHTKRSDLRDYLHSYHADGIAHTYGWTATGEPAESRIWLYRIS is encoded by the coding sequence ATGGTGCGTGCGGGCGAGGAATTCGCGGGATATCTGGTCGAGCGGCGGCTCGGCGGGGGCGGGATGGGGGAGGTTTTTCTCGCTCGGCATCCGCGGTTGCCGCGGTTGATCGCGATCAAGGTGCTGGCGCGGGATCTGGCGGCGCAGCAGGAGACTCGGGCCCGGTTCGAGCGGGAGGCCGAGTTGATCGCGCGGCTGGATCACCCGAATATCGTGACCGTTCACGATCGGGGGGTGGAGGACGGGCGGCTGTGGATCGCCATGCAGTATGTCGACGGCGGGGACGCGTCCTCGCTGGATCCGTTCACGCTGCCGCCTGCCGAGGCCGTGCACATCATCGCCGAGACCGCCAAGGCGCTCGATTACGCGCATGTGCGGGGCGTGATCCATCGGGATGTGAAGCCCGCGAACATCCTGCTGACCCGGCCGCTGCTGGGGCAGGAGCGGCGAATCGTGCTGACCGACTTCGGGATCGGCCGGCTGCGCGACGATTCCGCGCAGATCACCCGCAGCGGTGTACTGGCGACGACCATCACCTACGCCTCGCCCGAACAGCTGTCGGGGGCCGGACCGGATTACCGGTCGGATCAGTATTCGCTGGCGTGCACGCTGTTTCGGCTGTTGACGGGATCGACGCCGTTTCAGGCGGAGACCGTCGCCGCGGTCGTCGCGGGGCATCTGCAACAGCCGGCGCCGAAGGTGAGTGACCGCCGCCCCGGACTGCCCGCCGCGCTCGACGCGGTGATCGCGCGTGCCCTGGCCAAACGGCCCGAGGACCGCTACGAATCCTGCCGCGCCTTCGCCGAGGCCGCCGCGCGGGCCTTGACGAGCGTCTCCGAATCGACCCTGCCGCCGGAACCGCTTGCCGCGAACCCGGATTCGACGCGCACGCTGCCCGCGCCAGGCGATTCGCCGCGCGACCCGGACGGCAATACGCCCTCGGCGCTGTCGGACGCGCTCACCGAGGTGGACCCGGCCCGCCGTCGCGCGGGTGACCGGCGCACCCGCTGGGCCGTGGCGGGTGCGGCGACCCTGGCGGTGCTACTGGCCGTCGCGGTCGGAATCGTCTGGACCGCACGCGATTCCGGCTCGGCGATACCCAAAGCAGTCCCGTCGGCCGCCGCCGCCCCGCAGATCGGTCTGCTGCCCGGCTTCGGCCCGGTCACCCAGATCGACGCACTGGGACACAGTGTCGCCGCCCCGGTCTCGTCGGAGGATCCGGCCAACGACGGACGATTGAAATGCGCGCCGGTCTCGATCGCGGCGGCGCTGCCGTTGACGGGGCAGAGCGCGAGCCAGGGCGAAAGTCTGCTCGGCGGGGTGCGGCTCGCCGTCGCCCAGTTCACCCAGGGCGGCAACGGCGTCTGCCCCGTGCAGGTCAAGGAGTTCGACACCGGCGGCGATCAGACGACGGCCGCGCAGGCCGCGCAGCGCATCGCCGCGGACAAGTCGATCGTCGCGGTGATCGGTCCGGCCCTGTCGCCGGAGGTGATGGCGGCGGGCAAGACGCTCGACGATGCCGGGCTGTCGTTCTTGAGCCCGATGGCGACCAATCCGGTACTGACCCAATCGGGTTGGACCGGCTTCTTCCGCGGCCTGGCCAACGACAATGCGCAGGGTCCGGCCCTGGGCCGCTATCTGGCGACCACGGCGGGCTTCACCCGGGTGTGCGCGGTGGGCGACGGCGGTGGCGGCTACGAGGGCGCGCTGTCGTCCGCGACGGTGGAGGCGCTGGGCCGCGCCGCGATCCCCGACTGCCAGGTCGACCTCGACTCCGACAGCGGGCCCGCCGCCGCGGCGCAGTCCGTCGCCGCGGCTGTATCCGCCATCGCCGCCGCCCGCCCGGACGCGGTGTTCTACGCCGGCTACCCCCAGAACGCCGCGGCCCTGCTCGCCAAGCTGCGCAGTGCCGGTGTCACAGCGACTTTCGTCCTGGGCGACGGCAGCTATGATTCGGTCTTCCGCGACAAGGCCGGCACCGTGGCCGCGGGCACGCTGGTGACCTGCGGCTGCGGCCCGGCGACCGATCGCCTGCTCGCCGACTACCGCAAGGCCACCGGTCAGGACGCCGGCTCGAACACCGTCGAGGCGTACGACCTGACCGCGATCGTGTTGCGCGGCATCGTCTCCGGGCACACCAAGCGCAGCGATCTGCGCGACTATCTGCACTCGTACCACGCCGACGGCATCGCGCACACGTACGGCTGGACGGCCACCGGCGAACCCGCCGAATCCCGGATCTGGTTGTACCGGATCTCCTGA